One Ananas comosus cultivar F153 linkage group 1, ASM154086v1, whole genome shotgun sequence DNA window includes the following coding sequences:
- the LOC109720000 gene encoding histone-lysine N-methyltransferase, H3 lysine-9 specific SUVH6-like produces MIEAPAPIMAAPALKLKPRKLSVARRWPKGCGRFPATADPKPIAMAPDPGLDPDGAIRASVGPVLPPVVELVRVRVSSREAAAGTSESNKMAGASPLEEKHGSNGSLEEKIKGSETLLGVEIRPPEERVDGSSEQAAKDLVENGIESSSDQAEKFENLECQLNGFGGEKRWLTSKIYPPPKRRAVSAIRRFPVGCARNNTTRTSKEKCPKAADSNKNSNGEKKSEGNQQAASEVSGQIVLVEKPESKSSLDGGDKSETSRKTGKELDLQDFSSESMKDKTNLDNSKMLEADINTSSLVSVKAVSIEKLKGESMDGERKFGAKVASLEKVRNKSPNGGERSLVISQKKAEKSIEALSIEKIVKKDRIDFVKSVDAVPRKLRQDADDQSEGDASLDAYSETVIVQALMSAKNCPWRQSKRTSFGNSPSSSSKIKVKKDARVLNKKLASRGESVSRPVDELKEEDEEDVMPQDYENAKALTMYQGKHELTTYEGKRELSVNITPCVPIEWNRKGSDKKHIDDRTKVRRILRLFQLVCRKLLKGEEAKSTKESGKIGRIDLEAAAVLKRCNEYVNSGEAVLGNVPGVEVGDEFHYRVELSIVGLHRPYQGGIDSVVKNGLRLATSIVASGGYPDDIDSSDILIYSGAGGKPAGKKEAEDQKLERGNLALKNSIDMQTPVRVIHGFKEHKGSDSSDGRIKMVSTFTYAGLYLVEKYWSEKGPHGVSVFKFQLRRMPGQPELALNVVNKTKRLKVREGLCVRDISQGKEKIPICAVNTIDDERPPPFQYITKIIYPPWYAKTRPMGCDCSGGCSDSAKCACAMKNGGEIPFNFNGAIVQAKPLIYECGPNCKCPPSCHNRVSQHGIKIQLEIFKTLSRGWGVRSLSSIPSGSFICEYVGELLQDKEAEQRSNDDYLFDIGHNYDDQSLWEGLPSIIPGLQSSSNCDTVQDKGFTIDAAECGNVGRFINHSCSPNLYAQNVLYDHDDKRMPHIMFFAAENIPPLQELTYHYNYMIDQVRDSDGNIKRKDCFCGSHDCSGRLY; encoded by the coding sequence ATGATCGAGGCCCCTGCTCCGATCATGGCGGCTCCTGCGCTCAAGCTCAAGCCGCGGAAGCTCTCCGTCGCGCGCCGTTGGCCCAAGGGCTGCGGCCGATTCCCTGCGACGGCCGATCCGAAGCCGATTGCGATGGCTCCGGATCCAGGTTTGGATCCCGACGGGGCGATTCGTGCTTCCGTTGGCCCTGTTCTCCCGCCGGTCGTGGAGttagttagggttagggtttcatcgAGAGAAGCGGCAGCGGGAACTTCGGAATCGAACAAAATGGCGGGGGCGTCCCCTTTAGAGGAAAAGCATGGATCAAATGGTTCTTTGGAGGAGAAAATTAAGGGTTCAGAAACTCTACTTGGAGTTGAAATCAGACCCCCGGAGGAAAGAGTTGATGGTAGTTCTGAGCAGGCCGCAAAGGATCTGGTGGAAAACGGAATAGAGAGCTCTTCTGATCAAGctgaaaaatttgaaaatttggagTGCCAACTAAATGGTTTCGGTGGCGAGAAGCGGTGGCTGACGTCGAAGATTTACCCTCCTCCTAAAAGAAGAGCGGTATCGGCAATTCGGCGCTTTCCGGTCGGGTGTGCGAGGAACAACACTACCCGTACGAGCAAAGAGAAGTGCCCGAAAGCTGCTGACTCAAATAAGAACTCGAATGGTGAGAAAAAATCAGAAGGAAACCAGCAAGCAGCTTCAGAAGTTTCCGGGCAAATTGTTTTGGTTGAAAAGCCGGAAAGTAAGAGTTCTCTTGATGGTGGCGACAAATCTGAAACCAGTCGGAAAACTGGCAAAGAACTTGATCTTCAAGATTTTTCGTCGGAATCTATGAAAGACAAAACTAACTTGGATAATAGTAAGATGCTAGAGGCAGATATAAATACCAGTTCGCTCGTGTCGGTTAAAGCTGTTTCTATTGAGAAACTGAAGGGTGAGAGTATGGATGGTGAGAGGAAATTTGGAGCAAAAGTTGCTTCCCTTGAAAAGGTTAGAAACAAGAGTCCGAATGGTGGTGAAAGATCTCTAGTGATTAGCCAAAAAAAGGCAGAGAAATCAATTGAAGCGTTGTCAATTGAAAAAATTGTTAAGAAGGATAGGATCGATTTCGTCAAGTCTGTAGATGCTGTTCCACGAAAGCTCAGACAGGACGCGGATGATCAGAGCGAAGGAGATGCTTCTTTGGATGCTTACAGTGAGACGGTAATCGTGCAAGCTCTTATGTCTGCCAAAAACTGTCCGTGGCGGCAGAGTAAAAGGACTTCTTTCGGAAATTCGCCTTCCAGTTCATCAAAAATTAAGGTAAAAAAGGATGCAAGGGTATTGAACAAGAAGCTTGCCTCAAGGGGTGAATCTGTTTCTCGACCAGTAGATGAattgaaagaagaagatgaagaggatgtGATGCCTCAGGATTATGAGAATGCAAAAGCACTAACCATGTACCAAGGAAAACATGAATTAACCACTTACGAAGGAAAACGGGAATTAAGTGTCAACATCACCCCGTGCGTTCCTATTGAATGGAATCGCAAGGGAAGTGACAAGAAGCACATTGATGATCGTACCAAGGTCAGGAGAATCCTCCGATTGTTTCAGTTGGTTTGTAGAAAGTTGTTGAAAGGCGAGGAAGCCAAGTCAACAAAGGAATCGGGCAAGATTGGCAGGATCGATCTAGAGGCAGCTGCAGTCCTCAAAAGGTGCAATGAGTATGTTAACTCTGGTGAAGCAGTATTAGGAAACGTTCCTGGGGTTGAAGTCGGGGACGAATTCCACTATCGGGTGGAGCTCTCTATTGTTGGACTTCACCGCCCTTATCAAGGAGGTATAGATTCTGTAGTCAAAAATGGTCTACGTCTTGCGACAAGCATCGTTGCTTCTGGCGGCTACCCTGATGACATCGACAGTTCGGATATACTAATATATTCTGGCGCGGGAGGAAAACCTGCTGGTAAGAAAGAAGCGGAAGACCAGAAGCTCGAGCGTGGGAACCTAGCACTCAAAAACAGCATTGACATGCAGACACCTGTGAGGGTTATACATGGCTTTAAAGAGCATAAAGGGAGTGATAGCTCTGATGGGAGAATTAAGATGGTCTCAACATTCACTTACGCAGGATTGTACCTTGTTGAGAAGTATTGGAGTGAGAAAGGGCCCCATGGTGTTTCTGTTTTTAAGTTCCAGTTGAGACGAATGCCAGGGCAACCCGAACTTGCCCTAAATGTAGTTAACAAGACAAAAAGGTTGAAAGTCCGTGAAGGTTTATGCGTGCGTGATATATCTCAAGGCAAGGAGAAGATACCAATCTGTGCGGTCAACACAATCGATGATGAGCGGCCGCCGCCGTTTCAATATATAACCAAGATCATATATCCACCATGGTACGCCAAGACTCGTCCCATGGGTTGCGACTGTTCTGGCGGCTGTTCGGATTCTGCCAAGTGCGCTTGTGCGATGAAAAATGGAGGGGAAATTCCATTTAATTTCAACGGCGCTATTGTTCAAGCGAAGCCACTTATATATGAGTGCGGGCCAAACTGCAAGTGTCCGCCATCGTGCCACAACCGGGTGAGCCAGCATGGTATCAAAATACAGCTAGAAATATTCAAGACCCTGTCGAGAGGGTGGGGAGTCAGATCCTTGAGTTCTATTCCGTCCGGAAGCTTCATATGCGAATATGTAGGCGAGCTGCTTCAGGATAAAGAGGCTGAACAGAGGAGCAACGACGACTACCTCTTTGATATCGGTCATAACTACGATGATCAGTCTCTTTGGGAAGGGCTCCCGAGTATTATTCCTGGGCTACAGTCTAGTTCTAATTGCGACACTGTGCAGGACAAGGGCTTCACAATCGATGCAGCTGAGTGTGGAAATGTCGGGAGATTCATTAACCACAGTTGTTCGCCGAATCTCTACGCGCAAAATGTTCTGTACGACCATGACGATAAGAGGATGCCGCACATAATGTTCTTTGCCGCTGAAAATATCCCTCCGCTTCAGGAGTTAACATACCACTATAACTACATGATAGATCAGGTCCGTGATTCAGATGGCAACATAAAGCGGAAAGATTGTTTCTGCGGTTCTCATGATTGCAGCGGCAGACTTTACTGA
- the LOC109720010 gene encoding aminopeptidase M1-B-like has translation MAKAEQQSVEDFKGQARLPRFANPKRYVISLRVDLARCAFSGSSTIAVAVVSSTRFLVLNAADLAVDPASVRFTTPGSSEELKPSEVVAVEEDEILVVGFDTTLPIGDGELRIGFTGTLNDQMRGFYRSKYEYNGEIRNMAVTQFEAVDARRCFPCWDEPAFKATFKITLEVPSELVALSNMPVAEEKVNGVVKTLSFEESPIMSTYLVAIVVGLFDYIEDKLPDGTKVRVYCQVGKSSQGKFALDVAVKSLQLYENYFAVPYPLPKLDMVAIPDFAAGAMENYGLVTYRETALLYDDRLSSASNKQSVAITVAHELAHQWFGNLVTMEWWTHLWLNEGFASWVSYLAVDSLFPEWKIWTQFLEETAAGLMLDALSESHPIEVEINHANEIDAIFDSISYDKGASVIRMLQSYLGAESFQQALASYIKKYTYSNAKTEDLWAVLEEKSREPVKDLMNSWTKQQGYPVIYANLKKHELELEQAQFLSDGSSGTGMWIIPVTLCCGSYNPQEKFLLKSKYHKLDIKELVSSHDPNNENGERFWIKLNVDQTGFYRVKYDDELAAGIRYAVQANKLSLMDKIGVVEDSYALSVACKQTLSSLLFLLSAYGEEFDYTVLSHVIVISCKIADVVMDATPELANDIKLFLINLLLSAAKKLGWDPKDGENHLDVMLRSDLLVALVRLGHEETINEAVKRFNIFLNDRNTPLLPPDNRKAAYLGVMQTVSTSNKSGFESLLRIYTETDQSQERVRVLGSLASCPDKEIVLEALNFLLTRKVRNQDAIYGLGISRQGRETAWVWLKENWDYISKTWAASSLISRFVSAIVSPFNSSEKAVEVEEFFASRVKPSFERALKQSLERVRINAKWVESIRGEQSLADAVKELVHKT, from the exons ATGGCGAAGGCGGAGCAGCAGAGCGTGGAGGATTTCAAAGGCCAAGCCCGCCTCCCGCGGTTCGCAAACCCTAAGCGGTACGTCATCTCCCTGCGGGTCGACCTCGCCCGATGCGCCTTCTCGGGATCCTCGAccatcgccgtcgccgtcgtctCCTCCACGCGCTTCCTCGTCCTCAacgccgccgacctcgccgtcGACCCCGCCTCCGTCCGCTTCACTACCCCCGGATCCTCCGAG GAGCTCAAGCCCTCGGAGGTCGTCGCAGTGGAGGAGGATGAGATCTTGGTTGTGGGGTTCGACACGACGCTTCCTATTGGGGATGGGGAACTGAGAATTGGGTTCACAGGGACCCTAAATGACCAGATGAGGGGGTTCTACCGAAG TAAGTACGAGTATAATGGGGAGATAAGAAACATGGCCGTGACGCAGTTCGAGGCTGTTGATGCTAGACGGTGTTTCCCATGCTGGGACGAACCTGCATTTAAG GCTACCTTCAAGATTACACTGGAAGTACCCTCTGAGCTCGTAGCATTATCCAATATGCCTGTTGCTGAAGAGAAAGTTAATGGAGTTGTCAAGACACTCTCTTTTGAGGAATCACCAATTATGTCAACTTACTTGGTGGCTATTGTTGTTGGTTTATTTGACTATATAGAAGACAAATTACCAGATG GTACAAAAGTTCGCGTATATTGTCAAGTTGGTAAGAGCAGTCAAGGGAAGTTTGCTTTAGATGTTGCTGTGAAGTCGCTTCAACTCTATGAGaa TTATTTTGCGGTGCCTTATCCTCTTCCCAAATTGGATATGGTAGCTATTCCTGATTTTGCTGCTGGTGCTATGGAGAACTATGGATTAGTCACTTATCGAGAAACAGCTTTGCTCTATGATGATCGCTTATCATCAGCATCAAACAAACAATCG GTGGCGATTACTGTAGCACATGAGTTGGCACACCAATGGTTTGGAAATCTGGTGACAATGGAATGGTGGACACACTTATGGCTAAATGAGGGATTTGCATCATGG GTGAGCTATTTAGCAGTAGATTCCTTGTTCCCTGAATGGAAGATTTGGACTCAATTTCTTGAAGAAACTGCTGCGGGCCTTATGCTTGATGCACTTTCTGAATCACATCCTATTGAG GTCGAAATAAACCATGCCAATGAGATTGATGCAATTTTTGACTCGATAAGCTATGACAAGGGTGCCTCTGTTATCAGAATGCTGCAGAGTTACCTTGGTGCGGAATCTTTCCAG caAGCTCTCGCTTCGTACATAAAAAAATACACCTACTCAAATGCTAAGACTGAAGACCTTTGGGCTGTTCTTGAAGAGAAGTCCAGAGAACCTGTCAAGGATTTGATGAATTCGTGGACAAAGCAACAAGGATATCCTGTTATTTATGCAAACCTTAAAAAGCATGAGTTGGAGCTTGAGCAG GCACAGTTTTTATCTGATGGATCTTCTGGTACTGGCATGTGGATTATTCCTGTAACATTATGCTGCGGTTCCTATAATCCCCAGGAAAAGTTTCTgctgaaatcaaaatatcataagTTGGACATAAAGGAGCTTGTCAGTTCTCATGATCCGAACAATGAGAATGGTGAACGCTTCTGGATTAAGTTGAATGTAGACCAAACAGGCTTTTACAGAGTGAAATATGATGATGAGCTTGCTGCTGGAATTAGATATGCAGTACAGGCCAATAAGCTCTCTTTAATGGACAAAATAG GCGTAGTAGAAGATTCATATGCCCTTTCTGTGGCCTGCAAACAAACATTGTCATCTTTACTTTTCTTGTTGAGTGCTTATGGTGAAGAGTTCGATTATACTGTGCTTTCTCACGTAATAGTG ATTAGTTGTAAGATCGCAGATGTGGTAATGGATGCCACTCCAGAGTTGGCCAATGACATCAAACTCTTTCTCATCAATCTTCTTCTGTCTGCTGCAAA aaaatTAGGTTGGGATCCTAAGGATGGCGAAAACCACTTGGATGTAATGCTAAGATCCGATCTTTTAGTTGCGCTTGTAAGACTTGGTCATGAAGAGACTATAAATGAAGCAGTAAAGCGCTTCAATATCTTCTTAAATGACCGAAATACACCCCTCTTGCCTCCGGATAATAGAAAG GCTGCATACCTTGGTGTAATGCAAACTGTTAGCACCTCAAATAAATCTGGGTTTGAATCTCTCTTAAGGATATACACAGAGACGGATCAAAGTCAGGAAAGAGTACGTGTTTTAG GCTCTTTGGCATCTTGCCCCGATAAGGAAATTGTCCTCGAGGCCCTGAATTTTCTATTGACCCGTAAG GTTCGAAATCAAGATGCAATTTACGGCCTTGGGATCAGCAGGCAAGGACGTGAAACTGCATGGGTTTGGCTTAAG GAGAACTGGGACTATATCTCAAAGACATGGGCAGCAAGCTCTTTAATCTCAAGATTCGTCAGTGCGATTGTATCGCCG TTTAACTCCTCTGAGAAAGCTGTGGAAGTCGAAGAGTTCTTCGCTAGCCGGGTCAAACCCTCCTTCGAGAGAGCACTGAAGCAGAGCCTCGAGCGGGTGCGGATCAACGCGAAGTGGGTCGAGAGCATTCGGGGCGAGCAATCCCTCGCAGACGCGGTCAAGGAGTTGGTGCACAAAACATAA
- the LOC109716337 gene encoding uncharacterized protein At4g33100 yields MGISRNRAASSSSSASPCAQLRSAYHDCFNRWYSEKFSKGRCEEDECVAEWDKYKACLVQHLEDKHLRQILLESEASLYSVKADAGSSGDANVTSH; encoded by the exons ATGGGGATTTCTCGCAACAgggcggcgtcgtcgtcgtcgtcggcttCGCCATGCGCTCAGCTTCGATCGGCTTACCACGATTGCTTCAatag GTGGTATTCGGAGAAGTTCTCGAAAGGTCGGTGCGAGGAGGATGAGTGCGTCGCAGAGTGGGACAAGTACAAAGCATGCCTTGtt CAACACTTAGAAGACAAGCATCTCAGGCAAATATTACTAGAGTCTGAAGCCTCACTGTATTCCGTTAAAGCTGATGCGGGCTCTTCCGGTGATGCCAATGTCACCTCACACTAA
- the LOC109716330 gene encoding LOW QUALITY PROTEIN: histone-lysine N-methyltransferase, H3 lysine-9 specific SUVH6-like (The sequence of the model RefSeq protein was modified relative to this genomic sequence to represent the inferred CDS: deleted 1 base in 1 codon): protein MIVPRSGESSDCFNWFVEKLLKGEEAKSTKESGKIGRIDLEAAAVLKRCNEYVNSGEAVLGNVPGVEVGDEFYYRVELSIVGLHCPYQGGIDSVVKNGLRLATSIVASGGYPDDIDSSDVLIYSGAGGKPAGKKEAEDQKLERGNLALKNSIDMQTPVRVIHGFKEHKGGDSSDGRIKMVSTFTYAGLYLVEKYWSEKVPHGVSVFKFQLRRMPGLPELALNVVNKTKRLKVRKGLCVRDISQGKEKIPTCAVNTIDDERPPPFQYITKIIYPPWYANTRPMGCDCSGGCSDSAKCACAMKNGGEIPFNFNGAIVQAKPLIYECRPNCKCLPPCHNRVSQHGIKIQLEIFKTLSRGWGVRSLSSIPSGSFICESVGELLQDKEAEQRSNDDYLFDIRGLLLSQPYNFSSKNNKLDNKKTQILLKVI, encoded by the exons ATGATCGTACCAAGGTCAGGAGAATCCTCTGATTGTTTCAATTGGTTTGTAGAAAAGTTGTTGAAAGGCGAAGAAGCCAAGTCAACAAAGGAATCGGGCAAGATTGGCAGGATCGATCTAGAGGCAGCCGCGGTCCTCAAAAGGTGCAACGAGTATGTTAACTCTGGTGAAGCAGTATTAGGAAACGTTCCTGGGGTTGAAGTCGGGGACGAATTCTACTATCGGGTGGAGCTCTCTATTGTTGGACTTCACTGCCCTTATCAAGGAGGTATAGATTCTGTAGTCAAAAACGGTCTACGTCTTGCGACAAGCATCGTTGCTTCTGGCGGCTACCCTGATGACATCGACAGTTCGGATGTGCTAATATATTCTGGCGCGGGAGGAAAACCCGCAGGTAAGAAAGAAGCGGAAGACCAGAAGCTCGAGCGTGGGAACCTAGCACTCAAAAACAGCATTGACATGCAGACACCTGTGAGGGTTATACATGGCTTTAAGGAGCATAAAGGGGGCGATAGCTCCGATGGGCGGATTAAGATGGTCTCGACGTTCACTTACGCAGGATTGTACCTTGTTGAGAAGTATTGGAGTGAGAAAGTGCCCCATGGTGTTTCTGTTTTTAAGTTCCAGTTGAGACGAATGCCAGGGCTACCCGAACTTGCCCTAAATGTAGTTAACAAGACAAAAAGGTTGAAAGTCCGCAAAGGTTTATGTGTGCGTGATATATCTCAAGGCAAGGAGAAGATACCAACCTGTGCGGTCAACACAATCGATGATGAGCGGCCGCCGCCGTTTCAATATATCACCAAGATCATATATCCACCATGGTATGCCAACACTCGTCCCATGGGTTGCGACTGTTCTGGCGGCTGTTCGGATTCTGCCAAGTGCGCTTGTGCGATGAAAAATGGAGGGGAAATTCCATTTAATTTCAACGGCGCTATTGTTCAGGCGAAGCCACTTATATAC GAGTGCAGGCCAAACTGCAAGTGTCTGCCGCCGTGCCACAACAGGGTGAGCCAGCACGGTATCAAAATACAGCTAGAAATATTCAAGACCCTGTCGAGAGGGTGGGGGGTCAGATCCTTGAGTTCTATTCCGTCCGGAAGCTTCATATGTGAATCTGTAGGCGAGCTGCTTCAGGATAAAGAGGCTGAACAGAGGAGCAACGACGACTACCTCTTTGATATTAGGGGACTACTCTTATCccaaccctacaatttttcgtCCAAGAATAATAAACTTGATAATAAGAAAActcaaatactattaaaagtaatCTAA